One genomic segment of Bradyrhizobium prioriisuperbiae includes these proteins:
- a CDS encoding MoxR family ATPase encodes MTIFMELSSSPSDISSSQLLDNDDPSEKGRIYRFTPAIEAAVDVAIGLKRPLLVAGEPGCGKTELGYAVARRLGIGSLYFFSTKSSSEARELFYTYDAVGRFREAQLNATRTPEERAAAPQMTSGDFIHYQGLGRAILDAHPRDQVKDLLKGSGHAASPNQPRRSVVIIDEIDKAPRDFTNDLLREIEDMSFRVPELGNRAGERDATPPGDKIPTDRWPIVIATSNEESQMPDAFLRRCVFLAIEFPEPNVLKEILDLHFGSSGRDGPFPEVERGTLLTLFGTLRKSGMQKDPGIAELIDAGRIVAARPYEMTLAAWMPRLAPALIKLKSDLPVFKVALDALPAAPPRVAVMTT; translated from the coding sequence ATGACGATCTTCATGGAGCTCTCGTCCAGCCCTTCCGACATCAGCAGTTCGCAGTTGCTCGATAACGACGACCCCTCGGAAAAGGGCCGCATCTATCGGTTCACGCCGGCCATCGAGGCGGCGGTCGATGTGGCGATCGGATTGAAGAGACCGCTACTCGTCGCCGGTGAACCGGGATGCGGAAAAACCGAACTCGGCTACGCCGTCGCGCGGCGGCTCGGCATCGGGTCGCTGTACTTCTTCTCGACCAAATCGTCATCGGAAGCCCGCGAGCTTTTCTACACCTACGATGCGGTCGGGCGGTTTCGCGAAGCGCAACTGAACGCGACCAGAACACCGGAAGAGCGGGCGGCAGCGCCGCAAATGACGTCCGGCGACTTCATCCATTATCAGGGGCTCGGCCGGGCCATCCTGGACGCCCATCCGCGAGACCAAGTGAAGGATCTGCTGAAAGGCTCGGGACATGCGGCATCGCCCAACCAGCCGCGACGATCCGTCGTGATCATCGACGAGATCGACAAGGCACCGCGCGACTTCACTAACGATCTGCTGCGGGAGATCGAGGATATGAGTTTCCGAGTTCCCGAGCTCGGAAACAGGGCCGGCGAGCGCGACGCGACGCCGCCTGGTGATAAGATACCCACCGACCGCTGGCCGATCGTCATCGCGACATCAAATGAAGAAAGCCAGATGCCGGATGCGTTTTTGCGGCGCTGCGTGTTCCTCGCGATCGAGTTTCCCGAACCCAACGTTCTGAAGGAGATACTCGATCTCCACTTCGGCTCATCGGGCCGCGACGGTCCGTTTCCGGAGGTCGAGCGCGGCACACTGCTGACTTTGTTCGGCACACTGCGCAAAAGCGGCATGCAAAAAGATCCCGGTATCGCCGAACTGATCGATGCCGGCCGCATCGTGGCGGCACGTCCTTACGAAATGACGCTCGCGGCCTGGATGCCGCGGCTTGCCCCCGCACTCATCAAACTCAAATCGGACCTGCCGGTCTTCAAGGTCGCCCTCGATGCCCTGCCCGCCGCGCCGCCCCGCGTGGCCGTCATGACGACGTGA
- a CDS encoding trypsin-like serine peptidase — protein MPLGLSQLLAPLRSAWSGQQSAPKDKQNNLQALNPKSRFVAASERETLEARRFACVCSIVVGSSGRGSGFLIAEDLVMTNYHVVSDKDGKLFAPSLIKCRFNFFTDGQYEDDEHNWIALPQSEKEAFVALSPTAAGDVDFGLDDDDRYLDPVTRKPLFDYAILKLTSPVGKYAGQTPLNPEVRPLGWIMMKENRTDLANRKFTVFQFPERIGTGGGFSQQSLQTSDTKESELIANGLRMKYGASTGRGSSGSPVFDDTTLVGLHNAGKENGGNTNNQFIPIDRILADLAVTSPALHAKLIGSEPPPIEVRRMDAGQQLSSCTQSAIDQRVMAAVSLIDRDKQNNLIQAKLRGNGPATVHVNHVLCRQNDDQVKEFIERIMIGVVQAEAKSAPDFIARYLGGSKETEGAAPPWRSFGLNWPAPNTPPQQAREEIANEFGSWAIAERTLLVYTVSDLAERSPDEERMYMEILGEECAKYILEKKIHTANAWQALQALVVYEHLPVVQVDLGRIAPLWTQMPPRHCGASFALPKVTRNDIEAWRTNINTAWKKSNTPIEIPAGFNPGDKFYMAEVIAMLKGPITNAAIAQIRSETEMNTP, from the coding sequence ATGCCGCTTGGGCTTTCACAACTCCTGGCACCGTTGAGATCTGCCTGGTCCGGCCAGCAGAGCGCGCCAAAGGACAAACAGAACAACCTGCAGGCCCTCAATCCAAAAAGCAGGTTTGTTGCAGCCTCCGAACGCGAAACGCTCGAAGCCCGGCGGTTCGCCTGCGTTTGCTCCATCGTGGTTGGCAGCTCAGGCCGCGGCAGCGGATTCCTGATCGCGGAAGATCTGGTCATGACCAACTATCACGTGGTGTCCGACAAGGACGGCAAATTGTTCGCGCCCAGCCTGATCAAATGCCGCTTCAATTTCTTCACGGATGGTCAGTATGAAGACGACGAGCATAACTGGATCGCCCTGCCGCAAAGCGAGAAGGAGGCCTTCGTCGCGCTGAGCCCCACCGCCGCCGGCGACGTGGATTTCGGTCTCGATGACGACGACAGATACCTCGATCCCGTGACGAGAAAGCCTTTGTTCGACTACGCCATTCTGAAATTGACCTCACCCGTCGGAAAGTATGCGGGGCAAACGCCCCTAAATCCGGAGGTCCGGCCGCTTGGCTGGATCATGATGAAAGAGAACCGCACGGACCTTGCCAATCGGAAGTTCACGGTTTTCCAGTTTCCGGAGCGCATCGGAACAGGCGGTGGGTTCAGCCAGCAATCATTACAGACATCGGACACCAAGGAGTCAGAGCTCATTGCGAACGGCCTGCGCATGAAGTACGGCGCATCGACAGGCAGGGGATCCTCCGGCTCTCCCGTCTTCGACGACACGACGCTGGTCGGACTGCACAATGCCGGGAAAGAGAATGGTGGCAACACCAACAACCAGTTCATCCCGATCGACCGCATCCTTGCGGACCTCGCCGTCACATCGCCGGCGCTTCATGCCAAACTTATCGGCAGCGAACCGCCACCCATCGAAGTCCGCCGGATGGACGCGGGGCAACAACTGAGTAGCTGCACCCAGAGCGCGATCGACCAACGCGTCATGGCCGCCGTAAGTCTGATCGATCGCGACAAGCAGAATAACCTGATCCAGGCCAAGCTCCGCGGAAACGGTCCCGCGACCGTTCATGTGAATCACGTCTTGTGCCGGCAGAACGACGATCAAGTCAAAGAGTTCATCGAACGTATCATGATCGGCGTGGTGCAGGCAGAAGCGAAGAGCGCGCCGGACTTCATCGCGCGTTATCTCGGCGGATCGAAGGAGACTGAAGGCGCGGCTCCGCCCTGGAGGAGCTTTGGATTGAACTGGCCCGCCCCCAATACGCCGCCGCAGCAGGCGCGCGAGGAGATCGCGAATGAGTTCGGATCCTGGGCGATCGCCGAACGAACGCTTCTCGTGTACACAGTGAGTGATCTCGCCGAGCGTTCGCCGGACGAAGAGAGGATGTACATGGAAATCCTCGGCGAGGAGTGTGCAAAATATATTCTTGAAAAGAAAATCCATACGGCGAACGCCTGGCAGGCGCTTCAGGCCCTCGTGGTCTACGAGCATTTGCCGGTGGTCCAGGTCGATCTCGGCCGGATCGCACCATTGTGGACGCAAATGCCTCCGCGCCACTGCGGCGCGAGCTTCGCGCTGCCGAAAGTGACGCGCAACGACATCGAAGCGTGGCGAACGAACATCAACACCGCCTGGAAGAAAAGCAACACGCCGATTGAAATCCCCGCCGGGTTCAATCCCGGAGACAAATTCTACATGGCCGAGGTGATCGCCATGCTCAAAGGACCGATCACTAACGCCGCCATTGCCCAGATCCGCAGCGAAACGGAGATGAACACGCCATGA